A stretch of the Mesorhizobium sp. Pch-S genome encodes the following:
- a CDS encoding aspartate dehydrogenase produces MSASDRRRLNLCFVGWGAIARRVGELLSERHSHGVNIVAVAVRDHHRQRQDLPAEVRLISEPGELAGLDIDMVIEAAGRDAVAVWGEAALRYAASFIVSSTSAFCDDVLLERLISVAKETGSRIVIPSGALGDLGALAAAGILPLQEVVHTIVKPPRAWRGTPAETMLDLETLAVASPFFDGSAREAADRFPQNANVAVISALSGIGLDKTRVVLVADPAARRNAHRVEASGAFGRLDLTLENEPLATNPKSSEMTALSLVRLVENAVAPLVR; encoded by the coding sequence ATGTCGGCCTCTGACCGGCGACGCCTCAACCTGTGTTTCGTCGGCTGGGGGGCGATTGCCCGGCGTGTCGGCGAGCTGTTGTCGGAACGTCACTCGCATGGTGTCAACATCGTCGCGGTGGCTGTGCGTGACCACCATCGTCAACGTCAGGATCTGCCGGCCGAGGTTCGGTTGATCTCGGAGCCCGGCGAGTTGGCGGGGCTCGATATCGATATGGTGATCGAAGCGGCGGGCCGTGATGCCGTCGCGGTCTGGGGCGAGGCGGCATTGCGTTATGCCGCCAGTTTCATCGTCTCATCCACCAGCGCGTTCTGCGATGATGTGCTGCTTGAGCGGCTCATCTCGGTGGCAAAGGAGACGGGCAGCCGCATCGTTATTCCTTCGGGCGCCTTGGGCGATCTCGGTGCGCTGGCCGCCGCCGGCATCCTGCCGCTGCAGGAGGTTGTCCATACCATCGTCAAGCCGCCGCGCGCCTGGCGTGGTACGCCGGCCGAAACCATGCTCGACCTGGAGACGCTTGCGGTCGCTTCACCGTTCTTCGATGGCAGTGCACGCGAGGCCGCTGATCGTTTCCCTCAGAACGCCAATGTCGCGGTGATTTCGGCGCTGTCGGGCATCGGTCTCGACAAGACGAGGGTGGTGCTGGTGGCCGATCCGGCAGCACGCCGCAATGCCCATCGGGTCGAAGCCTCTGGCGCCTTCGGCAGGCTCGACCTCACTCTCGAGAACGAGCCGTTAGCCACCAACCCGAAATCCTCGGAAATGACCGCGCTCAGCCTTGTGCGCCTTGTCGAAAACGCCGTTGCGCCGCTTGTGCGCTAA
- a CDS encoding LysR substrate-binding domain-containing protein translates to MSRHLPPLPALRAFEAAARHLSFARAGGELGVTPGAISHQMKQLEDWVGDPLFERRANGVRLTETGRVFATRLGAIFDQITSAAVAARAPGGTSSVTVRCQFSLASKWLAPRIGKFRALHPDIQIAVQALPHRWNANERDPDLAIYHGRGTIPGVRQDTLIGGRLVVVASPRLVETLPPAPTPADLLSRPLIKVDFAEPGWHDEGWEAWFAATGFGHLELRSTLSFNLVHLAIEACSAGAGFALVPDFMVEQELESGRLVDAFGISLPIRQPYVMMTPEASLARPEVAMLRSWLLDEGIKSAA, encoded by the coding sequence ATGTCGCGGCACCTGCCACCACTCCCAGCCCTGCGTGCATTCGAGGCCGCCGCACGTCATTTGAGTTTCGCCCGCGCCGGTGGAGAACTCGGCGTCACGCCAGGCGCCATCAGCCACCAGATGAAACAGCTGGAGGACTGGGTCGGAGATCCGCTGTTCGAACGACGCGCAAATGGCGTCCGGCTCACCGAGACCGGACGTGTCTTTGCGACCCGCCTGGGTGCGATCTTCGACCAGATCACCTCGGCCGCGGTCGCGGCGCGCGCGCCGGGTGGTACCAGCAGCGTGACGGTACGCTGCCAGTTCTCGCTGGCCTCGAAATGGCTGGCGCCGCGCATTGGAAAATTCCGCGCGCTGCATCCCGACATCCAGATCGCGGTGCAGGCACTACCGCATCGCTGGAATGCCAATGAACGCGACCCCGATCTCGCCATCTACCACGGCCGCGGCACCATCCCAGGCGTCCGGCAGGACACGCTGATCGGTGGAAGACTGGTCGTCGTGGCCTCTCCCCGTCTCGTCGAAACCCTGCCGCCGGCGCCGACGCCCGCCGACCTGTTGTCACGGCCGTTGATCAAGGTGGATTTTGCCGAACCGGGCTGGCACGACGAAGGCTGGGAGGCCTGGTTTGCTGCCACCGGCTTCGGCCATCTCGAACTGCGCTCGACGCTTTCCTTCAATCTGGTGCATCTGGCGATCGAGGCCTGCAGCGCTGGTGCCGGATTTGCGCTCGTGCCGGACTTCATGGTCGAGCAGGAACTGGAGAGCGGGCGCCTCGTCGACGCCTTCGGCATCTCGCTACCGATCCGCCAGCCCTATGTGATGATGACACCGGAAGCCAGTCTTGCGCGGCCGGAAGTGGCCATGCTGCGAAGCTGGCTGCTGGACGAAGGGATCAAATCCGCCGCATAA
- a CDS encoding cation transporter codes for MGTEQGVLRISIIVTFALAVIGIVFGLLSGSFAIVFDGIYALTDATMTIVALLVANLIASSTAVGPARGKLVKHFTMGFWHLEPMVLGLNGIMLSGAAIYALINAIGSIMSGGRELNFDQAIIYAVVTLAVTIGMAIYGHRANRTIQSDFVALDAKAWVMSASLTAALFIAFVFGYLVQGTSLEWTSPYVDPVVLAAVCVIIIPIPLGTIKQALADILLVTPADLKRHVDQVAEGTVKRHGFLDYRAYVARVGRGRQIELFFIVPSDWPAKRLQEWDLIRDEVGEALGDEGPDRWLTIAFTTDPEWAN; via the coding sequence ATAGGTACGGAACAGGGCGTTCTCCGGATATCGATCATCGTCACCTTCGCCCTGGCCGTGATCGGCATCGTGTTCGGCCTTCTGTCAGGCTCCTTCGCCATCGTCTTCGACGGTATCTATGCGCTGACCGACGCGACCATGACGATCGTTGCCCTTCTCGTTGCCAATCTGATCGCTTCGTCGACGGCGGTCGGGCCGGCCCGAGGCAAGCTAGTGAAACACTTCACCATGGGCTTCTGGCATCTCGAGCCAATGGTGCTCGGCCTCAATGGCATCATGCTTTCCGGCGCCGCGATCTATGCCTTGATCAACGCCATCGGCAGCATCATGTCCGGCGGGCGCGAATTGAACTTCGACCAGGCCATCATCTATGCGGTGGTGACCCTCGCCGTGACCATCGGCATGGCGATCTACGGCCACCGGGCAAACCGTACCATCCAGTCGGATTTTGTCGCCCTCGACGCCAAGGCCTGGGTCATGTCGGCCTCCCTGACGGCAGCCTTGTTCATCGCCTTCGTCTTCGGCTATCTGGTGCAAGGCACCAGCCTGGAATGGACATCGCCCTATGTCGATCCGGTCGTGCTTGCCGCAGTCTGCGTGATCATCATCCCGATCCCGCTCGGCACGATCAAACAGGCGCTGGCGGACATTCTTCTGGTTACCCCGGCGGACCTCAAGCGCCATGTCGATCAGGTCGCCGAGGGAACGGTGAAGCGTCACGGCTTCCTGGACTATCGCGCCTATGTCGCCAGGGTCGGTCGTGGCAGACAGATCGAATTATTCTTCATCGTGCCATCGGACTGGCCCGCAAAAAGACTGCAGGAATGGGACCTCATTCGCGATGAGGTCGGCGAGGCTCTCGGCGACGAGGGTCCGGACCGCTGGCTGACCATCGCCTTCACCACCGACCCGGAGTGGGCAAATTAG